CGCGCCCCTGGATATCCTGAAAAACCAGGACGGCGGACATGGGGAAGGGCGAATTGAATTGCAAATGCAGGCCGCCGAAAGCCTCCGGCCGGATCAAGCTCGTAGGGAATTGGATCGCGCCGCGGGTACCCTTTGTGATCGATGTCGTAAAAGTACCTGATGGGAAGGCCGCCCATTTCAGGCTATCGGCGGTAAAAGCGTAAAACCGGTTCCCGAGCACCGCGATGGATTGCGGCATCCCTGCATTGGCCTCGACCGGGGAGGCGTTGCCCGGGAAAATCCAGTTCTTCGAAGTAAACACCCAGGAATTATTTCCGGATGCGATGCCGGAGTAGCTAGCGCGCAAGGACGGGAATACCGAAGTGTCCGGACGCGCCCAAGTCTTTCCGCCATCCGTGGAGATTTGATCCTTGGCATGCGCCACAGCCGGATCGATGCATCCGAACTCCAGCGGGTGCGCGAGCAGCGCGGCGCCAACGGGCAGGACCTGCCAAGTCCCTCCCGGACAGGAAGTCGATAAAGGCTGCTGCCAAGTCGCGCCCGCGTCCCTGCTCGCATACAACTTTCCCTGGGCCTGGGCGAAAAGGGAGTTTCCGATTGCCGCCATAATGCTGCCCGGCAGATTGCCGAGCATCCGCCAGGTGGAATCCAGGCGGTTCCGCAAGTAATATTCCGAAGGCCATCCCCTTACCGCCAATGAATCCGTGGCGAACAGCAAACCGCCCAAGCTGGTTTTCCCGAGGGTATCCAACGCCCTCCAGTCTTCGCCGGCATGGGCGCGAAACCAGATCCAATTCGCGGTGGATAAGAATATCCCTCCCAATCCCCGGGCCAAACCGGCTGGCACGGAAAAATCCAGCGGCGCCGGGGTCGGACTCCACGAGGCTCCCGAGTCGGCGCTTTCGAAAAGCCCGATACCCGTCAGGCAACTCAACCGGCCATCTTGTGCGACAAAAGTTCTTCCCAAGCCTACCGGAAGCTTTCCCGCATTTCCATGGATCTGCGGGAACCATCGGGCAACGGAATCGCGCATGCGGGCGCCGAAAACGCCTTGGGTCGAAATCCACCGGGCTTCCTTTCCGATCAGCGCGACGCGGGAACCGCCATTTCTGTTAGGCAAGCCGTATGGTTGCTGCGTACTGTCGAAAACCCAGGCACCCATCTGAGCGATCCCATCCCCGATTTGAATCGGTGTTGGATCGATATGACCGAAGGACAACAGGGTGCTCATTTTCGATCCGGCGCCGGTGCCGAGGTAAAATCCGTTCCGGGCCAGGATGAATATGGAGTCGCCGCGGGTTTCCAGATTGTAGACCGGTACGCCGGAGGGATCCGGGGATTCGGATTTCCAACTCGCGCCGGAATAGGAACTGGAATAGAGCCCATACTCGGTAGCCGCCCACCATTGGCCGCTCCAAACGATTTTGTCGTGCACGACTTGAGGCAGAGTGGGCAGGTATTCCCAGGTTTTCCCTTCATCCGGGGATAGCGAGAGGCCGAGGGATCTACCGGCCGTAATCAGGCTGTCCTGCGCCCCAAGGTTGCCTGCGGTATAGAGCGTCGAATCCAAGGGCGTCCAGGTGGTCCCCAAATCGCCCGACCGATAATCGTGGCCGGCATTGGTGGTCAGCCAGAGATAGTCTGTCGAGCCGACCATGCTGTAATACTGATGCGTTGGAAGGATGGATTCGGGGAGGGGTTTTTTCTGCCAATGCCGGCCGGAATCCAAGGTAACATAGAGGGTACTATTGTCGCCGAGCAAGGCGTACGCCGTTCCCATGCGCTGGAAACCGCCCAATTGCGCGGTCTCTTGAATGTCCGCAGGGGTCCGATCCGACCAATGCGCCCCGTTATCCACCGAGAAATAAAGCCAGGGTTTCCCGTTCCTGAGGAACCATGCCACCCAAGGCCCATAGTAGTCCAACAGCTGGAATCCTTGCGAGAGGGGTTGGGCAGCAACGGGATTGACCGGAAGGGTCGACCATGTGCGGCCCAGGTCTTTGGAAACGGCGAGGGTTTGGGACGTGTCCGATTCCTTGCATATCCAGGTTCCCTGGGACTCGACGGCGGTCATGCAATGGGATTGCGCGCGGGGGACGGGCCTCCAGGTGGCGCCCCCGTCGGTGGACCGCAACGCCAGCCGGTTATTGGGAACCATTTCGCCCCCGCCGCGATCCGTATACATTACGTCGCCGATGGCGAGCAGGCCGCGGGCATCCTTCTGCAAATTCAAAACCTGGTCACCCCAACCCATGGCGGCTACTTCCCAGGCTGATTGATCGTTCCGCGTCACGCGACGTAAAACCGCGCCGGGGACGGACATCAACAAACCGGATGGACTGGGAAGGTATTTCACTTGAGCCAGAAGCACGCCGGCGTCGCCGTATGCCGAGGAGTCGCTGGGAAGGAGAAACGGGTCCAGGCAAGCCGCGCCGCAAGCGCTCCAATGGCTTCCGGAATCGTCCGTGACCCACCAGGCTTTTTTCGCCGTGGCCGCGAAGATGCGCCCCATGTGCATTTTCAAACCGGACAACTTTCCCGAGGGGAAAGGCGTCGTCAACCATTTGCGCGCCAGGCCGGCCGTATCGGTGACCAGAATGCCGCTGTCCTCGGCGACCCATAGTTTCGCGCCCACGCCCAATAGCAAACTGTCGGTAACGGGTTTGGAGTACGGCAGGGATTGCCAAACGGGAGCCGAATGAACGGAGGCGGCGGTCCCGGCCAATACCAGGAGGCTGATTTTCAAGGGCCCATATCGGGTAGGGCGCATAGGACCTCATTCGGGCCGCGGGAAGATTCCGGAGGACGGATTAAACCTAATCCCTTGGTCCTTTTTCCAGGGGGAGATTCGGAGGGGAAAGCGGGGTTCGGAAGGGGCCCGCCACGTGGGACGAATTGCTCAAGATCCGGCGGACCGGCGCGGGATCCTGGTTTTGATTTAAATTAGGGGTGCCGGCGTTGCGGGAATCGGGGGAGCACCATGGAAAAAGGTCATAAGCGGAATTGGCCCATCGCGATTTTCGCGTTCATTTTGATCGCCCAGGATGCGCCCGCGCGCCTCCAGATGGTGCTGCATTATTACAAGACCGGCTATAAGGAGTGGGCCGGCGGGGTGGCCGCCTGCCGGGCCGCCTTGGACAGCTTGGGGAACGAGTACCACTTCACGGTCAAGCATAGCGCGGATACCAACGATTTGATCAAGGTGGCGGATTACGACCTGGTCGTATTCGACAATGCCACCGATGCGGGAGGGGTAACCGGCGTTCCGGGCGCCCCCCAGATGGCATTAAGGAAATACATGGAGGCGGGCGGAAAGTTCCTGGCTTTCGGCGCCGCCGCCGATCACCGCGGCAAATGGGACTGGTACGATACGGTCTTGTTCAGCGGCGCGCGGTTCCAGAGTTTCGGCTTGGACAATTGGGCCGGCTTGTACAGGCCTTTCCCGCCCCCGTCGGGCTGGGATCCGGAGTTGCTCGGCATGTGGGGATTCCTCCGGGATTCCCTGAAAATCCCCGTGGATTCCGTTTTGGTCGGATCGGCCGTCGCGCATCTCAACATCGATATCGCGGCGGCGCCGGGAATAAAGGTCCTCCAGGAAGTGCGAGGCGCCAACGCCTGGAACACGTACGGGGAGGGATTTACCTGGACCAGGCAATTCCCCGCCCATGGCGGCCGCATGCTGTATACCGCGTTAGGCCACCAGGCCAACGATTGGACCGATAACGGCGCCTGGCTCAGGAAGGCCACCTACGGATACATGAAATACCTGATGGGAGATTTCATCATCGACCTGGCTCTCGCACCGCCCGGCATCCATGCCAGGGGATCGAGGCTGGAAGTCCGCCGGGATCGCAGAGGTAGCTTGCGTGTTACGGATGTCCGGGGGCGGCTGGTGCCTTCCGCCCCATTCTAATCGGGGCAGGAATTCGCGGCGTCCCCGCCGTCGCCGTTCCCTTTATCCTTCCCCTTGCCGTCGCCCGCCAGCTTACCCAGGCAAAGGCAGGGGAGAAGCAAGCAGCCATCCAAAATCGCATCGACGATCACGTGGAAATGCGTGGTCTTGCCGCTCCCGTCCAGGGCATGCACCGTTATGGTCGCCGATCCCGCGCCCGACCCATGGATGCCGTTCGCGGTCACCTCGGCCACGCCCGGTTTGCTGCTTGTCATTTCATAGAGAGGGGATGACGCGT
This region of Fibrobacterota bacterium genomic DNA includes:
- a CDS encoding ThuA domain-containing protein → MEKGHKRNWPIAIFAFILIAQDAPARLQMVLHYYKTGYKEWAGGVAACRAALDSLGNEYHFTVKHSADTNDLIKVADYDLVVFDNATDAGGVTGVPGAPQMALRKYMEAGGKFLAFGAAADHRGKWDWYDTVLFSGARFQSFGLDNWAGLYRPFPPPSGWDPELLGMWGFLRDSLKIPVDSVLVGSAVAHLNIDIAAAPGIKVLQEVRGANAWNTYGEGFTWTRQFPAHGGRMLYTALGHQANDWTDNGAWLRKATYGYMKYLMGDFIIDLALAPPGIHARGSRLEVRRDRRGSLRVTDVRGRLVPSAPF
- a CDS encoding Ig-like domain-containing protein, with translation MVVLKRVYTAFFGLVVLWGCNERDFSSPWPSTPSDSGSVVAAKPVSPPKEKKDTVSIHVGTTILIESLSATDLRLSVGETKSAPVSVLPSNASSPLYEMTSSKPGVAEVTANGIHGSGAGSATITVHALDGSGKTTHFHVIVDAILDGCLLLPCLCLGKLAGDGKGKDKGNGDGGDAANSCPD